From the Luteolibacter rhizosphaerae genome, one window contains:
- a CDS encoding cytochrome P450: protein MKRRIAPSPPGSPITGHLNRLRNDVLGLLTDATREHGDVIRFRVGPLVMHLVNHPDHVAQVMIRNRKNYDKASRSSDCLALICGESLLTANGDVWRQRRRIIQPMFHRAAVEGFVTSIATCTQEMLDAWSVKAKASEAVDLASEMMRLTFRVVGRCLFGVDLEKEAGAVEEAMHVMVMHTYRRWRSILNAPPSWPTPGNLRFRCAVAEVDEIIAGLIARQRVQPPATPNLLTMLTGSRDAESGLGLSDAEVRNEAITFLLAGHETTANGLAWALFLLDRHPEHAERVRTELDQACGGRLPEFADLPQLSHALHVFEESVRLYPPIWAMERHVIAEDEIGGYHIPKGSGVIISPYTLHRHPAFWEEPELFRPERFERRDHEAYYPFGAGPRFCIGSEFALAEARVILPMILRRFCFVAEPGQSGEPEPGITLRLKDGFRVRLEERL, encoded by the coding sequence ATGAAGCGCAGAATCGCTCCCAGCCCGCCGGGGTCGCCGATCACCGGTCACCTGAACCGCTTGCGGAATGACGTGCTCGGGCTGCTGACCGATGCGACGCGGGAGCATGGCGATGTGATCCGCTTCCGCGTGGGGCCCCTGGTGATGCATCTGGTGAATCACCCGGATCACGTGGCGCAGGTGATGATCCGGAACCGGAAGAACTACGACAAGGCTTCGCGGAGTTCCGACTGCCTCGCGCTGATTTGCGGCGAGAGCCTGCTCACCGCGAATGGTGATGTGTGGAGGCAGCGGCGGCGGATCATCCAGCCGATGTTTCATCGCGCGGCGGTGGAGGGTTTCGTGACATCGATCGCGACCTGCACGCAGGAGATGCTCGATGCGTGGAGCGTGAAGGCGAAGGCAAGCGAGGCGGTGGATCTGGCCTCCGAGATGATGCGGTTGACCTTCCGCGTGGTGGGGCGCTGTCTCTTCGGTGTGGATCTGGAGAAGGAAGCGGGCGCGGTGGAGGAGGCGATGCATGTGATGGTGATGCATACCTATCGCCGCTGGCGGAGCATCCTGAACGCGCCGCCCTCTTGGCCGACGCCGGGGAACCTGCGCTTCCGCTGTGCGGTGGCGGAGGTGGATGAGATCATCGCGGGCTTGATCGCGCGGCAGCGGGTGCAGCCGCCGGCCACACCGAACTTGCTGACCATGTTGACGGGTAGCCGCGATGCGGAGAGCGGGCTGGGGTTGAGTGATGCGGAAGTGCGGAACGAAGCGATCACCTTCCTGCTGGCTGGTCACGAGACGACGGCGAATGGCTTGGCTTGGGCTCTCTTCCTGCTCGACCGGCATCCGGAGCATGCGGAGCGGGTGCGGACGGAGCTCGATCAAGCGTGTGGAGGACGCCTGCCGGAGTTCGCGGATCTGCCTCAGCTATCGCACGCGCTGCATGTCTTCGAGGAGTCGGTGCGGCTTTACCCGCCGATCTGGGCGATGGAGCGTCATGTGATCGCTGAAGACGAGATCGGGGGATATCACATTCCGAAGGGCTCTGGCGTGATCATCAGTCCGTACACGCTGCACCGGCATCCGGCATTTTGGGAAGAGCCGGAGCTGTTCCGGCCGGAGCGCTTCGAGCGCAGGGATCATGAGGCGTATTATCCCTTCGGCGCGGGGCCGCGATTCTGCATCGGCAGCGAGTTCGCCCTAGCGGAGGCGCGGGTGATTCTGCCGATG